The Marinoscillum sp. 108 genome has a segment encoding these proteins:
- a CDS encoding ABC transporter permease, with translation MFDQDKWEEIWQTIMKHKLRTALTSFGVFWGIFMLVLLLGAGNGLQNGVMQNFDIAKNAVFVWTEVTSVPYAGFQAGRSIDLTNDDFKALQNIKGLHTVSPRIPLNSRWSGGQVTISYDNRDVSYSIMGDYPQYLDIQPLWITEGRFINKFDIEQKRKIAVLGRRVKDDLFQERRALGEHIKINGVPFKVVGIFDSRATGEDARNDIQIIHIPGTTAQQTFNMGESIGWFGCIPADGISGLEAEEIIKAELRKRHKIAPNDRQALGSFNVEEEFRQMQGLFTGIAAFSWLVAIGTILAGMIGVGNIMLIIVKERTKEIGIRKSIGAKPWSIISMIVQEALVISGVSGYLGLVFGVVLVEGIAYAMAEFGMQSEFFVNPEIDFKAAFSAISVLLISGVIAGLIPGIKAARVDPVIALRDE, from the coding sequence ATGTTTGATCAGGATAAATGGGAAGAAATATGGCAAACCATTATGAAGCACAAGCTCCGTACGGCGCTCACTTCTTTTGGTGTTTTTTGGGGTATCTTCATGCTGGTACTGCTGCTGGGAGCAGGTAACGGACTGCAGAACGGTGTGATGCAAAATTTCGACATTGCCAAAAACGCCGTGTTTGTATGGACGGAAGTTACCTCGGTGCCATATGCGGGATTTCAGGCAGGCCGATCCATTGACCTCACCAACGATGATTTTAAGGCACTGCAAAATATTAAAGGGCTCCACACAGTCTCACCGAGGATTCCTCTGAACTCCCGATGGAGTGGTGGTCAGGTCACCATCAGTTATGACAACCGTGACGTCTCCTATTCGATCATGGGAGACTACCCGCAATACCTCGATATTCAGCCTCTTTGGATCACTGAAGGAAGGTTTATCAACAAATTTGACATTGAGCAAAAAAGAAAAATCGCTGTGCTCGGGCGTCGGGTGAAGGATGATCTCTTTCAGGAACGCAGGGCACTCGGTGAACACATTAAGATCAATGGCGTACCCTTCAAGGTGGTTGGGATTTTTGACTCCCGCGCTACGGGCGAGGATGCCAGAAATGACATTCAGATTATTCACATCCCAGGTACCACTGCCCAGCAAACCTTCAATATGGGCGAGAGCATTGGGTGGTTTGGATGCATCCCTGCGGATGGTATTTCAGGGCTGGAAGCGGAGGAGATTATCAAAGCCGAGCTTCGAAAACGTCATAAAATAGCCCCAAACGATCGCCAGGCGCTAGGAAGCTTCAATGTGGAAGAAGAGTTCAGACAAATGCAGGGGCTTTTTACCGGAATAGCCGCCTTTAGCTGGCTGGTGGCTATAGGCACCATACTGGCTGGTATGATCGGCGTGGGCAATATCATGCTCATCATCGTGAAAGAACGCACCAAGGAAATAGGCATTAGAAAATCGATAGGTGCCAAACCATGGTCCATCATCAGCATGATCGTGCAGGAGGCACTGGTCATCTCTGGAGTTTCTGGTTATCTGGGCCTGGTCTTCGGTGTAGTGCTGGTAGAAGGCATTGCCTATGCCATGGCAGAATTTGGCATGCAAAGTGAGTTTTTTGTGAATCCGGAGATAGACTTCAAGGCAGCTTTTTCAGCCATCTCCGTTTTGCTGATTTCAGGGGTCATTGCCGGTCTGATACCGGGCATCAAAGCTGCCCGGGTAGATCCCGTCATTGCCTTGCGGGATGAATAA
- a CDS encoding ABC transporter permease, which translates to MFDLDKWQEIFQTITKNKVRTFATAFGVFWGILMLILLLGAGQGLQNGVQQSMLLDAINSIWVIPARTSISYEGMPAGRQHPFQEEDLESVFTEVSGIEFMSPENWLMGNYIVKYKNRGSAFGVYGTKSDYFDIKVTMKIQSGRSLNLLDDREKRKVCYIGNRVAESIFPEGVDPVGEYLDIKGSMFRVVGVFKFEASNGMDQAQRIYVPFSTYQQIFNPDKSVSLFAVTTAPGTMGKQLEGDILELLKIRQSIHPDDDQAFWVHNQEENFRQVQNLFNGIKAFIWLVGIGTLTAGIVGVSNIMIIVVKERTKEIGIRKAMGATPNSIVGLILQESIFITAVAGYFGLFMGVVLLESVNYALEAMGADLDFFTRPEVNFRAAITSLIILVVSGALAGLFPALRAAHIKPVDALKDE; encoded by the coding sequence ATGTTTGATCTGGATAAATGGCAGGAGATCTTTCAAACCATCACCAAAAACAAGGTGCGTACGTTTGCTACGGCCTTTGGGGTGTTTTGGGGTATCCTCATGTTGATTCTTCTCCTTGGAGCAGGACAGGGCCTGCAAAACGGAGTGCAGCAGAGTATGCTCCTGGATGCCATCAATAGTATCTGGGTGATCCCTGCCCGCACGTCCATCTCTTACGAAGGGATGCCAGCAGGCAGACAGCACCCCTTTCAGGAAGAAGATCTGGAATCCGTCTTCACGGAGGTGTCCGGCATAGAGTTTATGTCTCCCGAAAACTGGCTCATGGGCAACTACATCGTGAAGTATAAAAACCGTGGGAGTGCCTTTGGGGTGTATGGCACCAAATCAGACTATTTTGACATCAAGGTGACCATGAAAATACAGTCTGGCCGATCCCTCAATTTGCTGGATGACAGGGAAAAAAGGAAGGTTTGCTACATCGGCAACCGGGTCGCTGAGTCCATTTTCCCGGAAGGGGTAGACCCTGTGGGTGAATACCTGGATATCAAAGGCAGTATGTTTCGGGTAGTTGGTGTTTTCAAGTTTGAAGCTTCCAACGGAATGGATCAGGCCCAGAGAATCTACGTGCCGTTTTCTACTTACCAGCAAATTTTCAACCCAGACAAGTCAGTGTCGCTTTTCGCTGTGACTACCGCACCGGGCACCATGGGCAAGCAGCTGGAAGGAGACATCCTGGAGCTCCTCAAAATAAGGCAAAGCATCCACCCGGATGACGATCAGGCTTTTTGGGTTCACAATCAGGAAGAGAATTTTCGGCAGGTTCAGAATCTCTTTAACGGAATTAAAGCCTTCATCTGGCTCGTGGGTATAGGCACGCTCACAGCTGGCATTGTGGGGGTGAGCAATATCATGATTATCGTAGTGAAAGAACGCACCAAAGAAATCGGAATTCGCAAAGCCATGGGTGCTACACCTAACTCCATTGTGGGGCTCATCCTTCAGGAGTCCATCTTTATCACTGCCGTGGCTGGGTATTTTGGATTGTTCATGGGGGTGGTGCTTTTGGAATCCGTGAACTATGCTCTGGAAGCTATGGGTGCGGATTTGGATTTTTTCACCCGCCCGGAGGTCAATTTTCGTGCAGCCATTACCTCTCTGATCATTTTAGTGGTCTCAGGGGCCCTGGCCGGCCTCTTCCCGGCGCTCAGAGCTGCACACATTAAACCCGTAGACGCCCTAAAAGACGAATAA
- a CDS encoding ABC transporter ATP-binding protein: MLTLENIHKSYHLGKQSLHVLKGVNVNVEEGELVSIMGSSGSGKSTLLNILGILDSYDEGSYTLGGHLIKNLSEGKAAQLRNELIGFVFQSFNLLNFKSAIENVALPLYYQKIGRKKRNKIAEGYLERVGLKDWSHHLPNEMSGGQRQRVAIARALITNPKIILADEPTGALDSTTSHEVMEIFKEVNANGKTILIVTHENDVAAATQRVIMIKDGTILSENHDMSHV, from the coding sequence ATGCTGACTCTGGAAAATATCCATAAATCTTACCACTTGGGTAAGCAATCGCTCCACGTCCTGAAAGGGGTGAATGTCAATGTAGAAGAAGGGGAACTGGTCTCCATTATGGGGTCTTCCGGATCTGGTAAATCCACATTGCTCAACATCCTTGGCATCCTGGATAGCTACGATGAAGGAAGCTACACCCTGGGTGGTCACCTGATCAAAAACCTGTCTGAAGGAAAAGCCGCACAACTCAGAAATGAACTCATCGGTTTTGTCTTTCAATCGTTCAACCTGCTCAATTTCAAAAGTGCCATTGAAAATGTAGCCCTGCCTCTTTACTACCAGAAGATCGGCAGAAAAAAGCGAAACAAAATTGCCGAAGGCTATCTGGAAAGAGTGGGGCTCAAAGACTGGTCTCATCACCTGCCCAACGAAATGTCCGGCGGGCAGCGGCAGCGTGTGGCGATAGCCCGGGCCCTCATCACCAACCCCAAGATCATTCTGGCTGATGAACCTACCGGTGCGCTTGACAGTACCACATCACATGAAGTGATGGAAATTTTTAAGGAGGTGAATGCCAATGGCAAAACCATCCTGATCGTGACGCATGAAAATGACGTGGCAGCTGCCACCCAAAGGGTAATCATGATCAAAGACGGAACAATTCTGAGCGAAAACCACGACATGAGCCATGTTTGA
- a CDS encoding DUF4403 family protein: MRKICLYLVLLGALMACDRSTKKESEAALPPLQTLPSYLSFRVNFPVGELEDGVNRVLPKLILDDALPLKGKGDTLFLKVERKGKLNLAIRKNEIFASIPLDVEAGISKKVLGVTFSNADAPVKFSGLLKASATVGIDENWDMNVTCEYKGFDLGESSKISIMGMTFNVEGTIDKALEEHEDQLSDIICGALNKAVDFRGTVEKVWMDLQKPQRIAKRPQELWLYSNPVALNGTLVPLEKDTLSVHVEFRTKINISPIKRDVEVKVPLTSRGEPLNTRAALLVYPEINLPYDLLSQTLKRELAQHEFTYEAYKVRVTDAQIMREGQKLKVKLNTTGDLNGIVYATGRPVLNEDRELVLEGFAYEIDADDEWVAMTDWAVHEFAERYVAEQVRMDMQPFLEDLDELIMTGLDKSHLAEKLDLQIGFDEVTSYQLRLTEDAIQWIFYLEGWSQLNLKKGLFKNRD; this comes from the coding sequence ATGAGAAAAATTTGTCTGTATCTGGTGCTCTTAGGTGCACTGATGGCTTGTGACAGGAGTACCAAAAAGGAAAGCGAAGCGGCCCTCCCACCCCTTCAGACCCTGCCTTCCTACCTGAGTTTCCGGGTCAATTTCCCGGTGGGTGAGTTGGAGGATGGTGTGAACCGAGTGCTCCCCAAGCTCATTCTGGATGATGCCCTTCCCCTGAAAGGAAAGGGAGATACCCTTTTTCTGAAAGTGGAGCGCAAAGGGAAACTCAACCTGGCCATAAGAAAGAATGAAATCTTTGCCTCGATCCCTCTGGATGTGGAAGCTGGTATTAGTAAGAAAGTACTTGGTGTGACTTTCTCCAATGCCGATGCACCTGTAAAATTCAGTGGGCTACTCAAGGCATCGGCTACTGTGGGTATAGATGAGAACTGGGATATGAATGTCACTTGTGAGTACAAGGGCTTTGATTTGGGGGAGAGTTCCAAAATATCCATCATGGGGATGACCTTTAATGTGGAGGGAACCATCGACAAGGCGTTGGAGGAGCATGAAGATCAGCTGTCTGATATTATTTGTGGGGCCCTGAATAAGGCGGTGGACTTCAGAGGTACCGTGGAGAAGGTATGGATGGATTTGCAAAAGCCCCAGCGCATAGCGAAGAGGCCTCAGGAGTTGTGGTTGTACTCTAACCCTGTTGCGTTAAATGGCACACTGGTGCCGCTGGAGAAGGACACACTATCGGTACATGTGGAGTTCCGTACCAAAATCAACATCTCGCCGATCAAACGAGATGTGGAAGTAAAGGTGCCGCTGACCAGCAGAGGGGAGCCACTCAACACCCGGGCGGCATTGCTGGTGTACCCTGAGATCAATTTGCCTTATGACCTACTCTCACAAACACTGAAGCGAGAACTTGCTCAGCATGAGTTTACTTATGAGGCATACAAAGTGCGGGTAACAGATGCACAGATCATGCGTGAAGGTCAAAAGCTCAAAGTGAAGCTGAACACTACCGGTGATCTGAATGGGATAGTGTATGCCACGGGGCGGCCAGTACTGAATGAGGATAGGGAGCTGGTGCTGGAGGGGTTTGCTTACGAGATAGATGCGGATGATGAGTGGGTGGCCATGACCGACTGGGCAGTGCATGAGTTTGCGGAGCGATATGTGGCCGAGCAGGTAAGGATGGATATGCAGCCCTTTTTGGAAGACCTGGATGAACTGATTATGACAGGTCTGGACAAATCACATCTGGCAGAGAAACTGGATCTGCAGATTGGTTTTGATGAAGTGACCTCTTACCAGCTGCGGCTCACAGAGGATGCCATTCAATGGATTTTTTATCTGGAAGGATGGTCTCAGCTGAACCTCAAAAAAGGGCTTTTTAAAAACAGAGATTAA